In Bradyrhizobium sp. 200, the sequence AAGGACGCGGCCGGTGACGCAAGGAAAGCCACTGCCGACGCCACTTCTTCCGGCGTTCCAAGCCGCCCCGCCAAGGTAAGGTTCTCCAGATCGGTACGCAATTTTTCACCAAAGACTTCGATGGCCTTCTCCACCAGCGGCGTGCGGATCGGACCGGGCAGAACTGCATTGGCCGTGATGCCGAACCTCGCATTCTCCCGCGCGATCGACCTGGTGAACCCGATCACACCGGCTTTGGCGGCTGCATAGACTGAGCCCCCTTTGGAACCCAGGCGGCCGGCCTCGGAAGCGATGTTGATGATCCGGCCATAGCGGGATCGTTGCATGTGCGGCAGCACACTGTGGGTGAAGGCAAAGGTGGCTTCGAGATTGATCGCCAGCAGGCGACGCCAATCGGCCCGGCTGGTATCGGTGAAGAAGGCATGCTGGTCGGCCCCCACATTGTTCACCAGGACGTCGTAAGGACCGGCCTTGGCGAGCCAAGTCGTAACTGCGGCATCGTCCGTCACGTCGATCGCTTCGAATCTCGCGCCGATTTCGTCGGCCAAAACCGCGCCGCTACCGGCGTCGGGGTCGCAAAACGTGACGGCCATGCCGTCGCGTGCGAGATGACGGCAAATGGCGGCGCCGATGCCATTGGCACCTCCGGTCACCAGGGCGCGGCTTCCCGGCTCCACGAGTCAGGTTCCGGTAAACAGCGGAGCCCGCTTTTCCAACACGGCGGCGAGCCCCTCGCGCGCATCGGCG encodes:
- a CDS encoding SDR family NAD(P)-dependent oxidoreductase, yielding MEPGSRALVTGGANGIGAAICRHLARDGMAVTFCDPDAGSGAVLADEIGARFEAIDVTDDAAVTTWLAKAGPYDVLVNNVGADQHAFFTDTSRADWRRLLAINLEATFAFTHSVLPHMQRSRYGRIINIASEAGRLGSKGGSVYAAAKAGVIGFTRSIARENARFGITANAVLPGPIRTPLVEKAIEVFGEKLRTDLENLTLAGRLGTPEEVASAVAFLASPAASFVTGEALGVSGGMGCGAG